The following coding sequences lie in one Lepeophtheirus salmonis chromosome 11, UVic_Lsal_1.4, whole genome shotgun sequence genomic window:
- the LOC121125847 gene encoding uncharacterized protein: MKASCVLSFIACLLISFRSASSYGFFGHLPRNDGRPDLSHIYRPLPRAYAPPEWDWGNVHGRNFLTQAKNQHIPQYCGSCWAQAVTSSMSDRIKIIRKGKWPDVNIAPQVLISCGPNEGCHGGEAQNSHEWIHKYGITDETCSIYLARGHDNGAPCTKTEICRNCEPGAATCYEPKVFPKYFIDEYGPVEGDNPIEQEDNMMKEIFERGPIVCSIAVTEELVKNYTSGIFYDKTGDKNLVHDISVVGYGVESGVKFWRIRNSWGTYWGEKGFFRLVRGVNNLAIESGNCNWAQPKYPHTNGTIESFSKVLGIAQEKEASKPGAKPNLVVNTLWDVFYKFLVHARNSMEPSSQSRKSCIIRDNSYVPLIKSPQPKDFVPSSNLPKSWDWRNVKGVNYMSWTVNQHIPQYCGSCWAQGTLSALADRFIIANRTKYNNLALSPQVIINCKAGGDCNGGNPDAVYDFANKIGVPDMTCQLYEAKNNGPVKDCSKPDLFVCRDCTWPPPKLGEKGNCWPKQNFKRYYVEEHGNVRGADAIKKEIWKRGPIGCGIHVTSEFEKYTGGIYSEFKIHPMINHELSLLGWGVSSEGKEYWIGRNSWGTYWGEMGFFRIEMHKNNLGIESACSWATPRTD; this comes from the exons ATGAAGGCGTCCTGCGTTCTTAGTTTTATTGCTTGCCTACTGATCAGTTTTCGGTCTGCGAGTTCCTATGGGTTCTTTGGACATCTTCCACGAAATGATGGTCGACCAGATCTTTCACACATTTATAGGCCCTTACCACGTGCATACGCTCCACCAGAATGGGATTGGGGAAATGTCCATGGCCGTAACTTTCTAACGCAAGCCAAAAATCAGCATATACCACAATATTGTGGATCTTGTTGGGCTCAGGCTGTTACGAGTTCCATGAGTGATCGTATCAAAATTATTCGAAAGGGTAAATGGCCAGACGTGAATATTGCTCCGCAAGTTCTAATTTCCTGTGGACCAAATGAAGGTTGTCATGGTGGAGAAGCTCAAAATTCTCATGAATGGATTCATAAGTACGGTATAACAGATGAAACTTGTTCCATCTATCTCGCTCGTGGTCATga TAATGGAGCTCCTTGCACTAAAACAGAGATTTGTCGTAATTGTGAGCCTGGAGCAGCAACTTGCTATGAACCAAAAGTGTtccctaaatattttattgatgagTATGGACCTGTCGAGGGGGATAATCCCATTGAACAGGAGGACAACATGATGAAAGAGATTTTTGAGAGAGGCCCAATCGTTTGTAGTATTGCAGTCACAGAAGAActtgttaaaaattatacaagtggaattttttatgacaaaactGGGGATAAAAATCTCGTACATGATATTTCTGTTGTCGGTTATGGTGTAGAAAGTGGAGTCAAGTTTTGGAGGATCCGAAATTCCTGGGGAACGTATTgg GGCGAAAAAGGGTTCTTTAGATTAGTTCGGGGCGTCAATAATTTAGCAATTGAAAGTGGAAACTGTAATTGGGCACAACCAAAATATCCTCATACTAATGGAACAATTGAGTCTTTTTCTAAAGTTCTTGGAATTGCCCAAGAAAAAGA GGCGTCTAAACCAGGAGCAAAACCCAACTTGGTTGTTAATACGCTTTGGGATGTCTTTTATAAGTTCTTGGTTCATGCTAGAAACTCAATGGAACCGAGTAGTCAAAGTAGAAAATCATGCATTATAAGAGACAACAGCTACGTACCACTCATTAAATCCCCTCAACCAAAAGATTTCGTTCCCTCATCGAATTTGCCTAAAAGTTGGGATTGGAGAAATGTCAAAGGAGTTAATTATATGTCTTGGACTGTCAATCAACATATACCTCAATACTGTGGCTCATGTTGGGCACAAGGAACTCTTTCTGCTCTTGCTGATAGATTTATCATTGCCAACAGgaccaaatataataatttagctcTTTCTCctcaagtaataattaattgcaaGGCAGGAGGGGATTGCAATGGTGGAAATCCAG atGCGGTTTATGACTTTGCCAATAAAATTGGAGTTCCTGACATGACATGTCAACTCTACGAAGCCAAAAATAATGGTCCTGTTAAAGACTGTTCTAAGCcagatttgtttgtttgtcgTGATTGTACATGGCCTCCTCCTAAACTTGGAGAAAAAGGAAACTGCTGGCCAAAGCAGAATTTTAAGAGATATTATGTAGAAGAACACGGAAATGTTCGTGGAGCTGATgctattaaaaaggaaatttggaAGCGGGGTCCTATtg GATGTGGAATCCATGTAACTTCcgagtttgaaaaatatacggGAGGAATTTACTCTGAGTTTAAGATTCATCCAATGATTAATCATGAATTGAGTCTTCTTGGTTGGGGCGTATCTTCTGAAGGAAAGGAATATTGGATTGGAAGAAACTCTTGGGGAACTTATTGGGGTGAAATGGGATTTTTTAGAATTGAGatgcacaaaaataatttagggaTTGAGTCGGCTTGTAGCTGGGCTACTCCACGCAcggattaa
- the LOC121126144 gene encoding calcium uptake protein 2, mitochondrial isoform X1, with amino-acid sequence MRWIRGSSWASFIAWNFSPPIKKYHIPKELRAKGITPPTPPSVNSKIAFMFGSLFLGVSYWIAQVSKRNFQTQKKEERRFKKATARGPRLHFLEFASVEIDGEYYMTPQDFIESMIKNCPSIQICPKLFSSRDAKEINASLPSIRQNGILTSMNEEGILSYEDYLFLFSLLTKSECSFKSAFKLLDQNGNEEIDINEFRTFCQMTTKRIESRDKIRSSLSVLFFGEDGTKKLSWKDFTFFLENFQREILSAEFSQYLPRHADKISEKNFAKIILRHSDFTNEIYDEYMTRVNKRIHPVQRQGITFKDFQTFNHLLNHIDDLCIAVRMINFAEIPMDKKQFSRAVNVCLNGETLSDHMIDVIFLIFDIEGDSLLSYDEFLSVAKRMQLRKRRPDYLKKNKYKRFKHCVREELIQDFYGPSEF; translated from the exons ATGCGTTGGATTCGGGGATCCTCTTGGGCCTCCTTTATAGCATGGAATTTCTCACCTcccatcaaaaaatatcatatcccTAAGGAATTAAGAGCCAAAGGTATTACACCTCCTACACCTCCTTCCGTCAATTCCAAAATAGCCTTCATGTTTGGATCCTTGTTTCTTGGGGTTTCGTATTGGATCGCACAAGTGTCAAAGCGGAATTTTCAAACTCAAAAGAAAGAA GAGAGACGATTCAAGAAGGCAACGGCGAGGGGCCCCAGATTGCATTTTCTTGAGTTTGCAAGTGTAGAAATAGACGGAGAATATTATATGACTCCACAAGATTTTATTGAATCCATGATCAAAAACTGTCCGTCCATTCAGATAtgtccaaaattattttcttcccgAGATGCAAAGGAGATTAATGCTTCCTTGCCCTCTATTCGTCAAAATGGTATTCTTACATCCATGAATGAGGAGGGGATTTTATCCTATGAGGACTACTTATTTCTATTTTCTCTTTTAACCAAGAGTGAATGCTCCTTTAAATCTGCTTTCAAGCTGCTGGATCAAAATGGCAATGAAGAGATTGATATAAATGAATTCAGAACATTTTGTCAAATGACCACGAAACGAATTGAATCCAGGGATAAGATACGTAGCTCTCTCTCCGTCTTATTCTTTGGAGAGGATGGCACTAAAAAACTGAGTTGGAAGGATTTTACgttctttttggaaaattttcaaCGTGAGATCCTCTCAGCAGAGTTTTCTCAGTACTTGCCCAGACATGCCGATAAAATTAGCGAGAAAAACTTCGCGAAAATAATTCTTCGGCATTCGGATTTTACAAATGAGATCTATGATGAATACATGACCCGTGTGAATAAGCGCATTCATCCCGTACAAAGACAGGGTATTACCTTTAaggattttcaaacttttaaccATCTCCTGAACCATATTGATGATCTTTGTATTGCGGTAAGAATGATCAATTTTGCAGAGATTCCTATGGATAAAAAGCAATTTTCTAGAGCAGTGAATGTGTGTCTCAATGGAGAGACACTCAGTGATCACATGATTGATGTCATATTTCTGATTTTTGATATCGAAGGTGACTCACTTCTCAGCTATGATGAATTCCTCTCCGTGGCTAAAAGAATGCAACTTCGTAAACGACGTCCAgactatttgaaaaagaataaatataaaagatttaaacaTTGCGTTAGAGAAGAACTCATCCAGGATTTCTATGGTCCGTccgaat
- the LOC121126144 gene encoding calcium uptake protein 2, mitochondrial isoform X2, producing the protein MRWIRGSSWASFIAWNFSPPIKKYHIPKELRAKGITPPTPPSVNSKIAFMFGSLFLGVSYWIAQVSKRNFQTQKKEERRFKKATARGPRLHFLEFASVEIDGEYYMTPQDFIESMIKNCPSIQICPKLFSSRDAKEINASLPSIRQNGILTSMNEEGILSYEDYLFLFSLLTKSECSFKSAFKLLDQNGNEEIDINEFRTFCQMTTKRIESRDKIRSSLSVLFFGEDGTKKLSWKDFTFFLENFQREILSAEFSQYLPRHADKISEKNFAKIILRHSDFTNEIYDEYMTRVNKRIHPVQRQGITFKDFQTFNHLLNHIDDLCIAVRMINFAEIPMDKKQFSRAVNVCLNGETLSDHMIDVIFLIFDIEGDSLLSYDEFLSVAKRMQLRKRRPDYLKKNKYKRFKHCVREELIQDFYV; encoded by the exons ATGCGTTGGATTCGGGGATCCTCTTGGGCCTCCTTTATAGCATGGAATTTCTCACCTcccatcaaaaaatatcatatcccTAAGGAATTAAGAGCCAAAGGTATTACACCTCCTACACCTCCTTCCGTCAATTCCAAAATAGCCTTCATGTTTGGATCCTTGTTTCTTGGGGTTTCGTATTGGATCGCACAAGTGTCAAAGCGGAATTTTCAAACTCAAAAGAAAGAA GAGAGACGATTCAAGAAGGCAACGGCGAGGGGCCCCAGATTGCATTTTCTTGAGTTTGCAAGTGTAGAAATAGACGGAGAATATTATATGACTCCACAAGATTTTATTGAATCCATGATCAAAAACTGTCCGTCCATTCAGATAtgtccaaaattattttcttcccgAGATGCAAAGGAGATTAATGCTTCCTTGCCCTCTATTCGTCAAAATGGTATTCTTACATCCATGAATGAGGAGGGGATTTTATCCTATGAGGACTACTTATTTCTATTTTCTCTTTTAACCAAGAGTGAATGCTCCTTTAAATCTGCTTTCAAGCTGCTGGATCAAAATGGCAATGAAGAGATTGATATAAATGAATTCAGAACATTTTGTCAAATGACCACGAAACGAATTGAATCCAGGGATAAGATACGTAGCTCTCTCTCCGTCTTATTCTTTGGAGAGGATGGCACTAAAAAACTGAGTTGGAAGGATTTTACgttctttttggaaaattttcaaCGTGAGATCCTCTCAGCAGAGTTTTCTCAGTACTTGCCCAGACATGCCGATAAAATTAGCGAGAAAAACTTCGCGAAAATAATTCTTCGGCATTCGGATTTTACAAATGAGATCTATGATGAATACATGACCCGTGTGAATAAGCGCATTCATCCCGTACAAAGACAGGGTATTACCTTTAaggattttcaaacttttaaccATCTCCTGAACCATATTGATGATCTTTGTATTGCGGTAAGAATGATCAATTTTGCAGAGATTCCTATGGATAAAAAGCAATTTTCTAGAGCAGTGAATGTGTGTCTCAATGGAGAGACACTCAGTGATCACATGATTGATGTCATATTTCTGATTTTTGATATCGAAGGTGACTCACTTCTCAGCTATGATGAATTCCTCTCCGTGGCTAAAAGAATGCAACTTCGTAAACGACGTCCAgactatttgaaaaagaataaatataaaagatttaaacaTTGCGTTAGAGAAGAACTCATCCAGGATTTCTATG
- the LOC121125848 gene encoding cilia- and flagella-associated protein 206, with product MDPSKTKSITWDLVEEILKECEYRDEETQVSEILAAFTLKLAFQDPVTGYKENEPLSESDVDELVENCIQRILFDFSPSMETIRMQAEYLGQYKSKESILSEHSKALDHRLAPLTRTVVEDSSRTLSGREELYQKIVLLCVLRSGLGDPRDKFVMRESTLAVKSVFPFSELEHFMKKEHKLDKRQHLIELSSIVGGIRIFNWQAKQGTAQFEDLPPMLSNALEATLRNMECMMDYAEEKIKKMRDIGLNVFYFSKENEGHEEKEEYMDPRYKTIIRDSLINYVQFQKYLKVIYEDVLSIRSRLIQYNKQLPRALNAAEKIITSKPILPTIDVFPKFMTLSKIWHQYQGSIINFLNPPLAGASAGCGCS from the exons ATGGATCCCTCCAAAACTAAATCCATTACATGGGATTTGGTGGAAGAAATACTAAaa gaaTGTGAGTATCGTGATGAGGAAACGCAAGTGTCAGAGATATTAGCTGCCTTCACCCTCAAACTTGCCTTTCAAGATCCTGTTACAGGCTATAAGGAGAATGAACCCCTCTCTGAAAGTGATGTGGATGAATTGGTGGAGAACTGCATTCAAAGAATCCTATTTGATTTCAGTCCTTCCATGGAAACCATCCGAATGCAGGCAGAGTATCTAGGACAATATAAATCGAAGGAAAGTATTCTAAGTGAGCATTCCAAGGCCCTTGATCATCGTTTGGCACCACTCACACGAACAGTCGTGGAAGATAGTTCCCGTACACTGAGTGGGAGAGAGGAgctatatcaaaaaattgtacTACTATGCGTACTTCGATCTGGGCTCGGAGATCCACGAGATAAGTTTGTTATGAGGGAGTCTACATTGGCTGTGAAGAGTGTGTTTCCATTCTCGGAATTggaacattttatgaaaaaggaaCACAAATTGGATAAAAGACAACATTTAATA gAGCTTTCGTCCATTGTAGGAGGTATACGTATTTTCAATTGGCAGGCAAAGCAGGGAACTGCACAATTTGAGGATCTTCCCCCAATGCTTAGCAATGCTCTTGAGGCCACTCTCCGAAACATGGAGTGCATGATGGACTATGCggaagaaaagataaaaaaaatgagggatATTGGATTAAACGTCTTCTACTTTTCCAAAGAGAATGAAGGCCATGAGGAGAAGGAAGAATACATGGATCCAAG atATAAAACCATAATAAGAGACAGTTTGATTAATTATGtacagtttcaaaaatatttgaaagtgaTCTATGAGGATGTTTTATCGATTAGAAGTCGTTTGATTCAATACAACAAGCAGCTACCCCGAGCTCTAAATGCAGCAGAGAAGATCATTACTTCAAAGCCCATACTTCCTACCATCGATGTCTTTCCAAAATTTATGACCCTCTCAAAGATTTGGCACCAGTACCAGGGAAGtatcattaattttcttaaccctccgttagcaggggcgtccgcagggtgtGGATGTAGTTAG
- the LOC121125849 gene encoding uncharacterized protein, whose protein sequence is MKNNYGILSFGHFERFFRVTKEHSFCSTRKEILPVLSVLCEKLVNKNCVNPSWRSSLETFFSEVEWTWPNFLRYIKLFYQSGRIEDREFGSLVENQVWDMLVDIECQKEKELWRSNTSKYTMADGIPLDLKIYKYLFEFFNRMADEDSFPLRISTHRTKWLINKIMGAIVVFSSENILRSKDYLTYKEYLNTISVKIAELWESKNVGQLIEQVRSQLICDVIEEGVILASHGSDNQGSNSSLSEYWVQLHSDKIKFTILDKTAEYYISHKLSIMDTSKVQNIKKNSEWITEFNHSLKLHEPDLRYKITLKLNTLEEVKNWQSKLQKAKSNFENQITELEAELNKLDEFLSSSHDSASKSSSFNFGKMDKQSSFRDRLKKVQEHRRKSLLQLTVGSTIPSNLEKLHSVNEKDNVEEVFSKASTMETPSSKNNCYCCFCRGDIIRDMDGKLIPPPKPPRRSLKPQKIV, encoded by the exons atgaaaaataattacggGATCTTGTCATTCGGACATTTTGAGAGATTCTTTCGAGTGACGAAGGAGCATTCCTTTTGTTCTACTCGCAAAGAGATTTTACCTGTGTTAAGTGTTCTATGTGAAAAATTAGTGAACAAAAATTGTGTTAATCCATCCTGGAGGAGTTCATTGGAGACTTTTTTCAGTGAAGTAGAATGGACTTGGCCCAACTTTTTGCGATATATCAAACTATTTTATCAATCCGGCCGTATAGAAGACCGTGAATTTGGTTCCTTGGTTGAAAATCAAGTTTGGGACATGTTGGTTGATATAGAGTGCCAAAAAGAGAAGGAATTATGGAGGAGTAACACTTCAAAATACACGATGGCCGATGGCATACCATTggatttaaaa atttataaatacctatttgaatttttcaatcgAATGGCGGATGAAGATTCCTTTCCACTACGAATATCCACTCATAGAACAAaatggttaattaataaaataatgggtGCCATTGTTGTCTTTTCAAGTGAGAATATTCTACGATCAAAAGATTATCTCacttataaagaatatttaaatacaatttccgTTAAAATCGCGGAACTTTGGGAAAGCAAAAATGTCGG GCAATTAATCGAACAAGTAAGATCCCAATTGATTTGTGACGTAATCGAAGAAGGAGTAATCTTGGCTTCTCATGGCTCTGATAATCAGGGTTCTAACTCGTCCTTGAGTGAATACTGGGTACAACTTCattctgataaaataaaatttaccatTCTCGATAAAACAGCCGAGTACTATATTTCTCATAAATTGTCCATCATGGATACATCcaaagtacaaaatataaagaaaaactcAGAGTGGATAACAGAGTTTAATCATTCATTAAAACTTCATGAGCCTGATTTACGTTATAAAATAACCTTAAAATTGAATACGTTAGAGGAAGTTAAGAACTGGCAATCTAAACTCCAAAAAGCAAAATCGAATTTTGAGAATCAAATCACCGAATTAGAGGCTGAATTAAATAAACTAGACGAATTTCTTTCATCGTCACACGATAGTGCTAGCAAATCCTCTTCATTTAACTTTGGAAAAATGGATAAA caATCATCCTTTCGAGATAGACTAAAAAAAGTTCAGGAGCACAGGCGAAAATCCTTGTTGCAGCTCACTGTTGGATCAACAATCCCTtcaaatcttgaaaaattacattctgTTAACGAAAAGGACAATGTAGAAGAAGTATTCTCGAAGGCTTCTACTATGGAGACTCCATcatccaaaaataattgttactgTTGCTTTTGTAGAGGTGATATCATAAGGGACATGGACGGAAAGTTAATTCCTCCGCCCAAACCTCCACGTAGAAGTTTAAAGccacaaaaaatagtataa
- the LOC121126494 gene encoding uncharacterized protein, translating into MVVNVLISNVYIWKISRILGLFPLFYDDTKNKLKFNHCSWINILLYILLFFSTRIFLEYRRRNRHQNALEVDSEFFLSSTDYDIMSYFFLYYSIIILLHHWKIMKSLGSLNQFFKKIHISTEQEANVGTYIRGKALITLIYDSVNILLTIIIYHLTTSKLSIFKNVSESMYNLMSLAHDIVLSIHPTIMMGYLFLLTTSRIMFVKVEKWTKKDLDERISSNEMILLEEIRNGYNILSLLKEFNSIMGNLLSIHAMYLLKSLCMGLYFLITTSMGISFSYANALAVFLFILIVGNIFFKSHHLHQTGDDIKNLLQEARAQIEKHSVDCVTSQKTQLKVFIFTQRLKDLNYPLRSSFVPISKEFELSLLLNAFAYCVTFLQFKASEM; encoded by the exons ATGGTAGTAAATGTTTTGATATCCAACGTGTACATTTGGAAAATCTCCCGGATCCTGGGCTTATTTCCACTCTTTTATGACGAtaccaaaaacaaattaaagtttaatcaCTGTTCCTGGATCAATATCCTACtttatattttgctatttttttccaCGAGAATATTTTTGGAGTATAGGCGCAGGA ACAGGCATCAAAACGCATTGGAGGTGGATTCAGAGTTTTTTCTCTCATCGACGGATTATGATATTATGtcctattttttcttatattactCAATAATCATATTGTTACACCActggaaaataatgaaatccCTGGGGTCTTTAAATCAATTCTTCAAGAAAATTCATATATCTACAGAGCAAGAGGCGAATGTGG GAACTTATATACGTGGAAAAGCGCTCATTACACTCATATATGACTCCGTCAATATCTTACTCACAATTATAATCTACCATTTAACTACTTCCAAACTTTCTATATTCAAAAACGTGAGTGAAAGTATGTATAACTTGATGTCGTTGGCTCATGATATTGTACTATCAATTCATCCAACTATAATGATGGGCTATCTATTTCTTCTTACTACATCTCGAATCATGTTTGTAAAAGTTGAGAAGTGGACTAAAAAGGACTTGGATGAAAGGATCAGCTCTAATG AGATGATTTTACTGGAGGAGATCAGGAATGGATACAACATTCTAAGTCTTTTGAAGGAATTCAATTCTATCATGGggaatttattatcaattcaCGCCATGTATCTCTTAAAGAGTCTTTGTATGGGCCTCTATTTTTTAATCACAACGTCAATGGGCATATCTTTTAGTTATGCCAATGCTCTTGCGGTGTTTCTATTCATCTTGATCGTAGgaaacattttctttaaatctcATCATTTACATCAAACTGGGGATGATATCAAGAATCTACTTCAAGAGGCCAGGGCTCAAATAGAGAAACATTCTGTCGATTGCGTAACATCTCAGAAGACTCAATTAAAGGTGTTTATATTCACACAGCGACTCAAAGATCTGAATTATCCATTAAGATCCTCATTTGTCCCAATTTCGAAAGAATTCGAATTATCCTTGCTTCTGAATGCGTTTGCCTATTGTGTTACGTTTTTACAGTTTAAGGCAAGCGAAATGTAA